In Actinomycetes bacterium, the following are encoded in one genomic region:
- a CDS encoding glycoside hydrolase gives SQEPSQEPSQEPSQEPSQEPSQEPSQEPSQEPTEEPSQEPTEEPSQEPTEPLAPPAADSRTVGYFTQWGIYARNYLVKDLVTSGSAGKLSHINYAFGNISPAGKCFLVNQTGEGDAWADYGRSFTADQSVDGVGDTWSQPLRGNFNQLKKLKAQYPDTKALISLGGWTWSKRFSDASLTAESREKLVSSCIDLYLRGNLPVADGAGGEGAAAGVFDGIDIDWEYPGAPAAAGHVYRPEDTRNYTLLLQEFRRQLDNYGAETGKYYELTAAVPAGRGKINKIEVPAVSDALDAINVMSYDFRGAWDAKGPTNFHSNLYTDPNGPGSGDAKEASVKSSIDIWREAGADPAKLVVGVPFYGRGWTGVPGGNDGLYQSATGAAPGTYEAGFEDYKVLVAQPGFTTYRHPTTRQLWAYDGTTFWSYDDSETLIEKMHYVRDQGLGGAMIWSMDGDTANGELISAVNQGLYG, from the coding sequence GAGCCAGGAGCCGTCGCAGGAGCCGAGCCAGGAGCCGTCGCAGGAGCCGAGCCAGGAGCCGTCGCAGGAGCCGAGCCAGGAGCCGTCGCAGGAGCCCACTGAGGAGCCGTCGCAGGAGCCCACTGAGGAGCCGTCGCAGGAGCCTACTGAGCCGCTGGCACCGCCAGCAGCGGACAGCCGCACGGTGGGTTACTTCACGCAGTGGGGCATCTACGCGCGGAACTATCTGGTGAAGGATCTGGTGACTTCAGGGTCCGCCGGAAAGTTGAGCCACATCAACTACGCCTTCGGCAACATCAGCCCAGCGGGCAAATGCTTCCTCGTGAATCAAACTGGTGAAGGCGATGCCTGGGCGGATTACGGCCGCAGTTTCACTGCAGATCAGAGCGTGGATGGAGTGGGCGATACCTGGAGCCAGCCGCTGCGGGGCAACTTCAATCAGTTGAAGAAACTCAAGGCGCAGTACCCAGACACCAAGGCGCTCATCAGCCTAGGCGGGTGGACTTGGTCCAAGCGATTCTCTGATGCGTCGCTAACCGCCGAGAGTCGCGAGAAGCTGGTCTCTTCCTGCATCGATTTGTACTTGCGCGGGAACTTGCCGGTCGCGGACGGGGCTGGCGGCGAGGGTGCTGCTGCGGGCGTCTTCGACGGTATCGATATCGACTGGGAGTACCCGGGAGCACCGGCTGCTGCTGGTCACGTCTACCGGCCGGAAGATACCCGCAACTACACCTTGTTGCTGCAGGAGTTCCGTCGCCAGTTGGACAACTACGGCGCCGAGACCGGGAAATACTACGAGCTAACGGCAGCGGTACCAGCTGGTCGGGGCAAGATCAACAAGATTGAGGTGCCAGCAGTCTCGGATGCTCTCGACGCCATCAACGTCATGAGCTACGACTTCCGCGGTGCCTGGGATGCGAAGGGTCCGACGAACTTTCACTCCAACCTCTACACCGATCCGAACGGACCGGGCAGTGGTGACGCGAAGGAAGCGAGCGTCAAGTCATCGATTGACATCTGGCGTGAAGCTGGCGCCGACCCGGCGAAGTTGGTTGTCGGGGTGCCCTTCTACGGTCGCGGCTGGACCGGAGTGCCTGGCGGGAACGACGGGCTCTACCAGTCCGCAACCGGAGCCGCTCCGGGAACCTATGAAGCTGGATTTGAGGACTACAAGGTGTTGGTGGCCCAACCGGGTTTCACTACCTACCGGCACCCCACGACCCGACAATTGTGGGCATATGACGGTACGACCTTCTGGTCCTACGATGACTCCGAGACTCTGATCGAGAAGATGCACTACGTGCGCGATCAGGGACTCGGCGGCGCCATGATCTGGTCGATGGATGGTGACACCGCGAACGGTGAACTAATCTCGGCTGTGAACCAGGGACTGTACGGCTAG
- a CDS encoding alpha/beta hydrolase, whose amino-acid sequence MNIDPASRRLIMLPGIYDSGPSHWQTHWQQVDPQITRFEPVDWDQPRLDDWLPALSRSVSATAPDSPVLIAHSLACLLVPIWAATAALPVAGAVLVAPVDPDRPAFPDEAAEFRDFPRRPLPFPTLVVSSLDDHYATADWSSHFAQDLGARVVIAGALGHINADSGLGDWEQGKDLVTAFCAGLVPPWSLGR is encoded by the coding sequence ATGAATATCGATCCAGCGTCGCGCCGGCTCATTATGCTGCCTGGCATCTACGACTCTGGTCCGAGTCATTGGCAGACCCATTGGCAGCAGGTTGACCCGCAGATCACACGATTTGAACCGGTGGATTGGGATCAGCCACGGTTGGACGACTGGTTGCCGGCACTAAGTCGGTCCGTGTCGGCCACGGCGCCCGACTCTCCGGTGCTGATTGCTCATAGCCTGGCCTGCCTGCTGGTACCGATCTGGGCGGCAACCGCAGCCCTCCCGGTCGCCGGTGCGGTGTTGGTCGCCCCCGTCGATCCCGACCGACCTGCCTTTCCAGACGAAGCAGCGGAGTTTCGCGATTTCCCCCGGCGACCGCTGCCCTTTCCAACCCTGGTGGTGTCGAGTCTGGACGATCACTACGCCACCGCGGACTGGAGTTCACACTTCGCGCAAGACCTGGGGGCGCGAGTCGTCATAGCCGGGGCGTTGGGCCATATCAACGCCGATAGTGGCTTGGGGGACTGGGAGCAAGGCAAAGACTTGGTCACCGCTTTTTGCGCCGGGCTAGTACCGCCTTGGTCGTTGGGTCGCTAG
- the ppc gene encoding phosphoenolpyruvate carboxylase, producing the protein MNQPGDETTSQADKQLDEDLILLGDILNATIQRQEGDDVAALVARLRSEDPAAALTGVELPDATRAVRALVRFFNLANVAEQVHRARALGIERREHGGPIQRVTDRIAAAELDPELVQGVAARLSARPVFTAHPTEAARRSTLVKLQRIGHQLAQAQGQDEDAQIARERIAELVDLLWQTDELRLERPEVLDEARNALYFLDDMVRGPLSDVLDSLARNLNRIGAPLRSPAPLGFGSWIGGDRDGNPFVTAQVTAEVLLLQRRHGIRRITEIISGLIDDLSISERLTGIPRELREEVDGELSSVPGIDPRYLRLNSEEPIRLKLSVIRARLAATTKRDATNMPHVPGTDYATTAELLADLNSIRHAMLEHRGNLAVQGSLDSAIRKISAITLTMASLDVREHADKHHHAIGQLLDRAEPAAPPYAEQDRDQRRERLAAELASRRPLAPTPPPLDEAGTTTYQALVAAREAIARYGPEACSSYIVSMTRGADDLLAAVVLGREAGLVELAEGRALVDFAPLLETVAELRATGTILDALLSEPSYRQVVALRGDVQEVMLGYSDSNKDAGITTSQWEIHLAQRRLRDVAERHGVRLRLFHGRGGTVGRGGGPTFEAIMAQPHGVLDGEIKVTEQGEVISDKYLLPELARENLELTVAATLEASLLHRQAHTEPTLLAEWDRVMAVVSEAAFARYRGLVDRPDLPEYFTASTPVNELAGMHMGSRPARRPDTGAGLDGLRAIPWVFGWTQSRQIVPGWFGVGSGLAAAREAGLAAALPAMLAEWPFFGNFVSNVQMTLAKTDLTVAQQYVEQLVPERLHSIFAEIVQEHELTRREILNLTGGAAVLSDQPVLAQTLAVRDRYLRPLHLLQVDLLQRVREYDIDDVPTELRRALSLSINGIATGLRNTG; encoded by the coding sequence GCTAATGTCGCCGAGCAGGTACATCGAGCCCGAGCTTTGGGGATAGAGCGTCGGGAACATGGCGGACCGATTCAACGCGTGACCGATCGTATTGCTGCGGCCGAACTCGACCCCGAACTTGTCCAAGGTGTTGCCGCCCGACTGTCTGCGCGGCCAGTGTTCACCGCCCATCCCACCGAGGCCGCCCGCCGCAGCACCCTAGTCAAGTTGCAGCGAATCGGACACCAGTTGGCGCAAGCTCAGGGACAAGACGAGGACGCCCAAATCGCGCGTGAGCGGATCGCCGAGCTCGTCGATCTGCTCTGGCAAACCGACGAACTGCGACTGGAACGTCCCGAGGTTCTAGATGAAGCACGTAACGCGTTGTACTTCCTCGACGACATGGTTCGCGGACCACTCAGCGACGTACTGGATTCGTTAGCCAGGAACCTGAATCGAATCGGGGCTCCGCTGCGCTCGCCCGCCCCGTTGGGATTTGGCAGTTGGATCGGCGGCGACCGAGATGGGAACCCCTTTGTCACAGCGCAGGTCACTGCCGAAGTCCTGCTGCTGCAACGTCGGCATGGGATTCGTCGGATTACCGAGATCATCAGTGGCCTGATTGATGATCTGTCTATTAGCGAACGGCTTACCGGAATTCCGCGGGAGCTACGTGAGGAGGTAGACGGCGAACTTTCCTCGGTGCCCGGCATCGATCCACGCTACCTACGGCTCAACTCCGAGGAACCGATCAGACTCAAACTTTCGGTTATCCGGGCCCGACTTGCAGCAACAACCAAGCGGGATGCAACCAACATGCCGCATGTTCCTGGGACTGACTACGCCACGACCGCCGAATTGCTCGCCGATCTGAATAGCATCCGTCATGCCATGCTGGAGCACCGCGGAAATCTGGCAGTTCAAGGTTCACTGGACTCCGCGATCCGGAAGATTTCAGCGATCACCCTCACCATGGCTTCCCTCGACGTCCGCGAGCACGCCGACAAGCACCACCACGCGATTGGCCAACTACTGGATCGAGCTGAGCCAGCTGCGCCGCCCTATGCCGAACAGGACCGCGACCAGCGGCGGGAGCGACTCGCCGCGGAGTTGGCCAGTAGGCGCCCACTGGCGCCAACTCCGCCACCGCTAGACGAGGCTGGCACCACTACCTATCAGGCGCTGGTCGCGGCCAGAGAAGCGATTGCCCGCTACGGACCCGAAGCCTGTAGTAGCTACATCGTGTCGATGACTCGAGGGGCGGATGACCTGTTGGCGGCGGTAGTACTAGGTCGTGAAGCCGGTCTGGTCGAGTTGGCTGAGGGCCGGGCGCTTGTCGATTTTGCACCGCTACTGGAGACCGTTGCTGAGCTGCGTGCTACTGGCACCATCTTGGACGCACTGTTGTCGGAGCCAAGTTATCGACAGGTCGTCGCGCTCCGCGGCGACGTGCAAGAAGTCATGTTGGGCTATTCGGACTCCAACAAAGACGCTGGCATTACCACCAGCCAGTGGGAAATCCACCTTGCCCAACGCCGATTGCGGGATGTAGCAGAACGGCATGGCGTACGCCTGCGCCTATTCCACGGCCGCGGCGGCACCGTTGGCCGAGGCGGTGGACCTACCTTCGAAGCGATCATGGCCCAGCCGCACGGCGTACTCGATGGCGAAATCAAGGTCACTGAGCAGGGCGAGGTGATCTCGGACAAGTATTTGCTGCCAGAACTCGCGCGCGAGAATCTGGAACTCACCGTGGCAGCCACGCTGGAGGCATCGCTGCTGCACCGGCAGGCGCACACGGAGCCAACGCTGCTGGCGGAGTGGGATCGGGTGATGGCGGTAGTGAGCGAAGCGGCATTTGCCCGCTACCGCGGTTTGGTTGACCGTCCCGATCTACCCGAATACTTCACCGCATCGACCCCAGTGAATGAGCTCGCGGGAATGCACATGGGATCTCGTCCCGCCCGTCGGCCGGATACTGGCGCGGGCCTCGATGGCCTACGAGCGATTCCCTGGGTATTCGGCTGGACGCAATCTCGCCAGATCGTCCCCGGGTGGTTTGGTGTGGGTAGTGGCTTAGCTGCTGCTCGGGAAGCAGGACTCGCGGCCGCACTGCCGGCGATGTTGGCGGAATGGCCGTTCTTCGGGAACTTCGTCTCGAACGTGCAGATGACGTTGGCCAAAACCGACCTGACTGTCGCCCAACAGTATGTGGAACAACTCGTTCCGGAACGGCTGCACAGCATCTTCGCCGAGATTGTGCAGGAGCATGAGTTGACTCGTCGCGAGATTCTAAACCTCACCGGCGGAGCTGCGGTGTTGTCCGATCAGCCAGTGCTGGCTCAAACGCTGGCGGTACGGGACCGCTATCTACGGCCACTGCATCTGCTGCAAGTCGACTTACTGCAGCGGGTTCGCGAGTACGACATCGACGACGTTCCCACCGAGTTGCGCAGAGCGCTGTCACTATCGATCAATGGCATCGCCACTGGGCTACGCAACACTGGCTAA